A single genomic interval of Bacillus sp. es.036 harbors:
- the selA gene encoding L-seryl-tRNA(Sec) selenium transferase, with amino-acid sequence MKLLRELPPIHQIQEAMLKENIGSDLPQKLLKQMVQQEVDELRGALLKETYTGHAQDRHGFQVEIIASVKEKLTRNAFNLVPVINATGVVLHTNLGRARLSDAAIEHMIEVAKSYSTLEYNLTEGRRGSRHTIVEEAVCKATGAEAAMIVNNNAAAVFMILSALAKEKEVVVSRGELVEIGGSFRVSSIMEESGARLKEVGTTNKTHPADYEQAVNDETAMLMKVHRSNFAIVGFTAEVEREQLASIAKKQQVIFYEDLGSGALYDYRKDGIGEEPTVQETLAAGADLVSFSGDKLLGGPQAGIIAGKKELVDRLKKHQLARVLRVDKFTLAALEATLLEHLYEEANNIPVIRDITVSPEEVRKRALQFKEKLETKCSHYQIDVEVGVSQVGGGTMPAVELPTSVVVIRTGRFSVNELEEKLRMRHRPIITRIKDEKILVDLRTLTKEEEEVLLSELMNICNE; translated from the coding sequence TTGAAATTACTTAGAGAATTACCCCCGATTCATCAAATTCAAGAAGCGATGCTGAAAGAGAACATAGGGAGCGACCTCCCTCAGAAGCTTCTCAAACAAATGGTCCAACAGGAAGTGGACGAGCTTCGTGGCGCTTTACTAAAGGAAACGTATACCGGACATGCTCAAGATCGCCATGGTTTTCAAGTTGAAATTATAGCAAGCGTGAAAGAAAAATTAACGCGAAATGCTTTTAATTTAGTGCCGGTTATTAATGCAACCGGTGTCGTCCTACATACGAATCTTGGAAGAGCGAGATTAAGCGATGCTGCAATAGAGCATATGATTGAAGTAGCCAAAAGTTACTCCACCCTCGAATATAACCTCACAGAAGGACGGCGAGGCTCCCGACACACCATTGTTGAAGAAGCGGTTTGCAAGGCAACAGGGGCAGAAGCAGCTATGATCGTCAATAACAATGCTGCAGCTGTTTTCATGATTTTGAGCGCCCTTGCAAAAGAAAAGGAAGTGGTTGTGTCACGAGGCGAACTCGTTGAAATTGGCGGATCCTTTCGGGTTTCTTCAATAATGGAAGAGAGTGGGGCGCGCTTGAAGGAAGTAGGCACCACGAATAAAACGCATCCTGCTGACTATGAACAAGCTGTGAATGATGAAACGGCGATGTTAATGAAAGTGCATCGTAGCAATTTTGCCATTGTTGGTTTTACGGCAGAAGTAGAACGCGAGCAATTAGCATCCATTGCAAAAAAACAACAGGTCATTTTTTACGAGGATTTAGGAAGTGGCGCATTGTACGATTATCGAAAAGATGGTATTGGAGAAGAGCCTACTGTTCAAGAAACGCTTGCTGCTGGTGCAGACTTAGTATCTTTTAGTGGTGATAAGCTCCTTGGTGGCCCGCAGGCAGGTATTATCGCTGGTAAGAAAGAACTTGTCGATCGGTTGAAGAAACATCAGCTGGCACGTGTATTACGCGTAGATAAGTTTACTCTTGCTGCTCTTGAGGCAACCTTACTCGAGCATTTGTATGAAGAAGCAAACAATATCCCTGTGATCAGAGATATTACGGTATCGCCAGAAGAGGTGCGAAAGCGTGCACTTCAGTTCAAAGAAAAACTTGAAACGAAGTGTTCGCATTATCAAATTGATGTGGAAGTGGGTGTTTCCCAAGTTGGTGGCGGGACCATGCCTGCGGTTGAATTGCCAACATCTGTTGTTGTCATTCGAACTGGCCGTTTCAGTGTGAATGAACTTGAAGAAAAGCTTCGAATGCGTCATCGCCCAATCATTACCCGTATTAAGGATGAAAAAATTCTAGTTGACCTTAGAACTTTAACGAAAGAAGAAGAAGAAGTGCTTTTAAGCGAATTGATGAACATATGTAACGAGTAA
- a CDS encoding small acid-soluble spore protein P produces the protein MTESNTFKDIRKNAPKGHTGQPEPMKGSHKVKNRNHTRQKNGEGF, from the coding sequence ATGACTGAAAGTAATACGTTTAAAGATATTCGTAAAAACGCTCCTAAAGGCCACACTGGTCAGCCTGAACCCATGAAAGGTTCTCATAAAGTTAAAAACAGAAACCATACGCGACAAAAAAATGGTGAAGGGTTCTAA
- the sspO gene encoding small acid-soluble spore protein O: protein MGKRKANGVRPGMNDAGAQGNGAGYDNEYAHEHMTAEQKQYNKKTKKRQ from the coding sequence TTGGGAAAACGTAAAGCAAATGGTGTTCGCCCAGGTATGAATGATGCTGGCGCACAGGGAAACGGTGCTGGCTATGATAATGAGTATGCGCATGAGCATATGACAGCAGAACAGAAACAATATAATAAAAAGACAAAAAAACGCCAATAG
- the acnA gene encoding aconitate hydratase AcnA — protein MANHELYNSKATFDANGKSYSFYRLQALEEAGIAKVSKLPYTIKILLESVLRQYDGKVIKEEHIENLAKWGTSEQNKDIDVPFKPSRVILQDFTGVPAVVDLASLRKAMADIGGDPDKINPEIPVDLVIDHSVQVDKYASDDALEFNMNKEFERNLERYKFLKWAQDAFDNYRAVPPATGIVHQVNLEYVANVVQENTVDGENVAYPDTLFGTDSHTTMINGLGVLGWGVGGIEAEAGMLGQPSYFPVPEVIGVKLTGELPSGTTATDLALKVTQLLREKKVVGKFVEFFGPGLSGMPLADRATISNMAPEQGSTCSFFPVDEEALEYMRLTGRSEEHINLVREYSIANGLFYTPESEDPEFSSVVELDLGTVEPSLAGPKRPQDLILLSDMKKEFNKAVVAPQGNQGLGMDKKEFDKEAVVKFNDGKEVTMKTGAVAIAAITSCTNTSNPSVMLGAALLAKKAVEKGLQVPEYVKTSLAPGSKVVTDYLDKSGLMPYLRDLGFHLVGYGCTTCIGNSGPLKEEIEDAIAKSDLTVTSVLSGNRNFEGRIHPLVKANYLASPPLVVAYALAGTVDFDLHSDSFGKDKDGNDVYLSDLWPSPEEVKEAVAETVTPEMFKRQYKTVFDENKRWNELSTSEGDLYNWDDESTYIQNPPFFENLSKDPEDIHELKDLRAIAKFGDSVTTDHISPAGAIAKDMPAGQYLQNNGVRPIDFNSYGSRRGNHEVMMRGTFGNIRIRNEVAPGTEGGWTTFWNTDEVMPIYDAAMKYKEEGTGLVVLAGKDYGMGSSRDWAAKGTNLLGIKTVIAESYERIHRSNLVLMGVLPLQFRDGETADTYNLTGKETFAVEITENVKPRDEINVTATSPEGETQTFKVLARFDSEVEIDYYRHGGILQMVLRDKIAN, from the coding sequence ATGGCAAATCACGAACTTTATAATTCCAAAGCAACATTCGATGCCAATGGTAAATCATACTCCTTCTATCGTCTTCAGGCGTTAGAAGAAGCAGGCATCGCTAAGGTAAGCAAGCTCCCTTACACGATCAAAATTTTGCTCGAATCCGTGTTACGTCAGTATGACGGTAAAGTAATTAAAGAAGAGCACATTGAAAATCTCGCTAAATGGGGAACTAGCGAGCAAAACAAAGATATTGACGTACCATTTAAACCTTCACGCGTTATTCTTCAAGATTTCACAGGCGTACCTGCTGTTGTTGACCTTGCGTCACTTCGTAAAGCAATGGCTGATATCGGCGGAGACCCTGATAAAATCAACCCTGAAATCCCAGTGGATCTTGTTATTGACCACTCGGTACAGGTTGATAAATACGCATCAGACGATGCACTTGAATTTAATATGAATAAAGAATTTGAACGTAACCTTGAGCGTTATAAGTTCCTTAAATGGGCTCAAGATGCTTTTGATAACTATCGTGCCGTTCCACCGGCAACTGGTATCGTTCACCAAGTAAACCTTGAGTACGTTGCGAACGTTGTTCAAGAAAATACAGTTGATGGCGAAAATGTTGCCTATCCAGATACATTATTCGGAACTGACTCCCATACAACCATGATCAACGGTCTTGGTGTTCTTGGATGGGGTGTTGGTGGTATTGAAGCTGAAGCTGGTATGCTAGGTCAGCCTTCTTACTTCCCAGTTCCTGAAGTAATCGGTGTGAAGCTTACTGGAGAACTTCCAAGCGGAACAACAGCAACGGATCTTGCGCTAAAAGTGACTCAGCTTCTTCGCGAGAAAAAAGTTGTTGGGAAATTTGTTGAGTTCTTCGGACCAGGGCTATCTGGCATGCCTCTTGCTGACCGTGCAACAATTTCCAATATGGCACCAGAGCAAGGTTCTACATGTAGCTTTTTCCCAGTTGATGAAGAAGCACTTGAATACATGCGCCTAACTGGTCGCTCTGAAGAGCACATTAACCTTGTGCGTGAATACTCAATCGCTAACGGATTGTTCTACACACCAGAATCAGAAGATCCTGAATTCTCAAGCGTTGTTGAACTTGATCTTGGAACAGTAGAACCAAGTCTTGCTGGTCCTAAGCGCCCACAAGATCTGATTCTTCTTTCAGATATGAAAAAAGAGTTCAATAAAGCAGTCGTTGCCCCTCAAGGTAACCAGGGTCTAGGTATGGATAAGAAAGAATTCGATAAGGAAGCTGTTGTTAAATTTAACGACGGAAAAGAAGTAACGATGAAAACAGGTGCAGTTGCGATCGCAGCGATTACAAGCTGTACAAATACTTCAAACCCTTCCGTTATGCTTGGTGCGGCTCTTCTTGCGAAGAAAGCTGTTGAAAAAGGACTACAAGTTCCTGAATACGTGAAAACAAGCCTTGCGCCAGGATCTAAAGTCGTAACAGACTACCTTGATAAGTCTGGACTAATGCCTTACCTAAGAGACCTTGGTTTCCACCTGGTTGGCTACGGATGTACAACGTGTATCGGTAACTCCGGTCCACTGAAAGAAGAGATTGAAGATGCGATTGCGAAGAGCGATCTTACGGTGACTTCTGTTCTTTCAGGTAACCGTAACTTTGAAGGACGTATCCACCCACTAGTAAAAGCAAACTACCTTGCTTCACCACCGCTTGTCGTTGCTTATGCACTTGCTGGTACTGTAGATTTCGATCTTCATTCTGATTCATTCGGTAAAGATAAAGATGGAAACGACGTTTACCTAAGCGATCTTTGGCCATCACCTGAAGAAGTGAAAGAAGCCGTTGCTGAAACAGTAACACCAGAAATGTTTAAGCGTCAGTACAAAACTGTATTCGACGAAAACAAACGTTGGAACGAACTAAGCACAAGTGAAGGAGATCTTTATAACTGGGACGATGAGTCTACTTATATTCAGAACCCTCCATTCTTCGAAAATCTTTCTAAAGATCCAGAAGATATTCATGAGCTTAAAGATCTAAGAGCAATCGCGAAGTTTGGTGATTCCGTTACAACGGACCACATTTCTCCAGCTGGTGCCATTGCAAAAGATATGCCTGCAGGGCAATATCTACAAAATAATGGCGTTCGCCCAATTGACTTTAACTCTTACGGATCACGTCGTGGTAACCACGAAGTTATGATGCGCGGTACGTTTGGTAACATTCGTATTCGTAACGAAGTAGCTCCAGGCACTGAAGGGGGCTGGACAACATTCTGGAACACGGATGAAGTTATGCCGATTTATGATGCAGCAATGAAATACAAAGAAGAAGGAACAGGTCTAGTTGTTCTTGCTGGTAAAGACTACGGCATGGGAAGTTCACGTGACTGGGCTGCTAAAGGAACAAACCTTCTTGGAATTAAAACGGTTATTGCAGAAAGCTACGAAAGAATTCACCGTAGTAACCTTGTATTGATGGGTGTGCTTCCACTTCAATTTAGAGATGGCGAGACTGCAGATACGTATAACCTTACTGGTAAAGAAACGTTTGCTGTTGAAATCACAGAAAACGTGAAACCACGTGATGAAATTAACGTAACGGCAACATCTCCAGAAGGCGAAACGCAAACATTTAAAGTACTTGCTCGTTTTGATAGTGAAGTTGAAATTGACTACTATCGCCACGGCGGTATTCTTCAAATGGTTCTTCGCGATAAAATTGCAAATTAA
- a CDS encoding FbpB family small basic protein — protein sequence MRKSKKVSFKELVMQNKLEIMSDKKAIDRIEDKFEQKHAKNL from the coding sequence ATGAGAAAGTCTAAGAAGGTTTCATTTAAAGAATTGGTTATGCAAAATAAATTGGAAATAATGAGTGACAAGAAAGCGATTGACCGCATTGAAGATAAATTCGAACAAAAACATGCAAAAAATTTGTAA
- the sspN gene encoding small acid-soluble spore protein N, producing the protein MSNPKKFPKSFKPNHLASVNPEAEGNKGKQMQTKGNAEPDYAPPKGK; encoded by the coding sequence ATGAGTAATCCAAAAAAGTTCCCTAAATCATTTAAGCCTAATCACCTCGCTTCTGTGAATCCTGAAGCAGAGGGGAACAAAGGAAAACAGATGCAAACAAAAGGAAACGCTGAACCGGACTACGCCCCTCCAAAAGGGAAATAG
- the tlp gene encoding small acid-soluble spore protein Tlp has product MKANADDRRDNAEKLKSMVQDTIENIHDAEASLEFTDSDIQKKAIKEKNQRRKQSIESMRNEIKDESKQ; this is encoded by the coding sequence TTGAAAGCAAATGCAGATGATCGTCGAGATAACGCAGAAAAATTAAAGAGCATGGTACAAGACACGATTGAGAATATTCATGATGCTGAAGCATCTTTAGAATTTACGGATAGCGATATACAAAAAAAGGCGATTAAAGAAAAGAATCAGCGCAGAAAACAAAGTATTGAGTCAATGCGAAATGAAATTAAAGATGAATCAAAACAATAA
- a CDS encoding acyl-CoA thioesterase codes for MYIATTSIDVRYAETDQMGVVYHANYLVWFELGRTALINDLGFRYADMEKEGILSPVMDIKASYKHPVRYGDEVRVKTWVDSYDGLRVNYGYEVINGDGDICVTGESMHTCVKRDTFRPVSIRRKFPEWHQAYENAKKQPASSGAE; via the coding sequence ATGTACATAGCTACTACGTCAATAGATGTTCGATATGCAGAAACCGATCAAATGGGGGTTGTTTATCATGCCAACTATCTTGTTTGGTTTGAACTTGGCAGAACAGCTTTAATAAATGATTTAGGATTCCGGTACGCTGACATGGAAAAAGAGGGGATTCTATCTCCGGTCATGGATATAAAAGCAAGCTACAAACATCCCGTTCGATATGGCGATGAAGTAAGAGTGAAGACCTGGGTGGATTCTTATGATGGTCTTCGCGTCAATTATGGGTATGAAGTAATCAATGGAGACGGTGATATTTGCGTGACGGGTGAATCAATGCATACGTGCGTGAAGCGAGATACGTTCCGTCCTGTATCTATTCGAAGAAAGTTTCCGGAATGGCATCAGGCGTATGAAAATGCCAAAAAGCAACCTGCTTCTTCTGGAGCTGAATAA
- a CDS encoding HesB/YadR/YfhF family protein produces MKMTITKPAMNWFKREMDLEKGDHLRFFVRLGGCSTVQDGFSLGMTVEEPIEPALMLEEEGITFFVEQKDIWFFENQDFTVKFSRNKEEIQFVHGN; encoded by the coding sequence TTGAAAATGACAATTACAAAACCGGCTATGAACTGGTTTAAAAGAGAAATGGACCTTGAAAAAGGGGATCATCTCCGCTTTTTTGTACGCTTAGGTGGATGCAGTACTGTACAAGATGGATTTTCACTTGGCATGACTGTGGAAGAGCCAATTGAGCCTGCTCTTATGCTTGAAGAAGAAGGCATTACCTTTTTTGTAGAACAAAAGGACATATGGTTCTTTGAGAATCAAGATTTCACTGTTAAATTCAGTCGAAATAAAGAAGAAATTCAGTTTGTGCACGGAAATTGA
- a CDS encoding DUF459 domain-containing protein has protein sequence MKKQRVWLFLFLILAGGILLSIKPIMEYRSQRLNEIKQAASMMVMSEAPNETVISSIANKNDQAKTDIEPEVTAIKEEHKPEKVEKAVTDPDIRIVGLGDSLTKGSGDSTDQGYIGRLAANLERDTDTSILVENYAVHGRQTPKLYKMLVENNAKASLAEADLIVMSIGGNDLMKVVKEHFLDLQIDVFQREQTSYVERLDAIMKRIRSINSDAPILFIGLYNPLLENFQSVTEIDQIVQRWNGASQDTVEKDNRTTFVPIYELFSSVDENLFFEDGFHPNDQGYELIARQIQYRLKQDAIVEEIPFE, from the coding sequence ATGAAAAAACAGAGAGTATGGCTGTTTTTATTCCTCATTCTTGCTGGAGGTATTTTATTAAGCATTAAACCAATAATGGAATACCGCAGTCAGCGTTTGAATGAAATAAAGCAAGCAGCATCCATGATGGTGATGAGTGAAGCACCAAATGAAACTGTCATTTCATCAATAGCAAATAAAAATGATCAAGCTAAAACGGATATAGAACCAGAAGTGACTGCTATCAAAGAAGAACATAAGCCTGAGAAAGTTGAAAAAGCAGTCACAGATCCAGATATTCGAATTGTAGGCCTCGGTGATTCTCTCACTAAAGGTAGCGGGGATTCGACAGATCAAGGATACATCGGAAGGCTTGCTGCGAACCTTGAGCGTGATACAGATACATCGATATTAGTTGAAAATTACGCGGTTCATGGTAGACAAACTCCTAAATTATATAAAATGTTGGTAGAAAATAATGCGAAAGCTTCGCTTGCAGAAGCTGATTTGATCGTCATGAGCATTGGTGGAAATGATTTAATGAAAGTTGTGAAAGAACATTTTCTAGACTTACAGATCGATGTTTTCCAGCGTGAACAAACAAGCTATGTTGAACGACTTGATGCGATTATGAAACGTATTCGAAGCATCAATTCTGATGCACCGATTTTGTTTATTGGCCTATATAATCCATTATTAGAGAATTTTCAATCGGTGACAGAAATTGATCAAATTGTACAAAGGTGGAATGGCGCAAGTCAAGACACAGTAGAAAAGGATAATCGTACGACATTTGTACCGATATATGAATTGTTTAGCTCAGTTGATGAGAATTTATTTTTTGAAGATGGATTTCATCCGAACGATCAAGGATATGAACTCATTGCAAGACAAATTCAATATCGATTGAAGCAAGACGCTATTGTCGAAGAGATCCCTTTTGAATAG
- a CDS encoding SGNH/GDSL hydrolase family protein yields the protein MKRWMKWLLITLILLIFSGAGTFTYFYFNTDSHSDQTNSLPLSDKIQEAFQEEPDLDEPKKIRIVGLGDSLTKGVGDHAKEGYIGYVSDKYFEKDQDATVTLKNYAITGSETKDLLKRLEQETVRNGVQKADYIFLTIGGNDLFGVVKNHFMNLDQQFFTLQKKIYLENLTTILATIRNLNPDAPIYFTGLFNPFSKAFGDIPEMNEIVDDWNQGSRSTVSDTTDATFVPVADLFLESEENLLYEDAFHPNDDGYHLMGDRIVSYLKENNVANR from the coding sequence ATGAAGCGATGGATGAAATGGTTGTTAATCACCCTGATTCTTTTAATTTTTAGTGGGGCAGGGACGTTCACTTATTTTTATTTCAACACGGATTCACACTCTGATCAAACGAATTCACTCCCATTGAGTGATAAAATACAGGAAGCGTTTCAAGAGGAACCGGATCTTGACGAGCCAAAAAAAATTCGAATTGTAGGACTTGGAGACTCCTTAACAAAAGGAGTTGGAGACCATGCAAAAGAAGGATACATTGGCTATGTAAGTGATAAGTATTTTGAAAAGGATCAAGATGCAACTGTCACGCTTAAGAATTATGCCATTACAGGAAGTGAAACAAAGGATCTATTAAAACGGCTTGAACAAGAAACTGTGCGGAATGGGGTTCAAAAGGCTGATTATATTTTTTTAACGATCGGTGGAAATGATCTTTTCGGTGTTGTGAAAAATCACTTTATGAATTTGGATCAGCAGTTTTTCACTCTTCAAAAGAAAATCTATCTAGAAAACCTGACGACTATTTTAGCTACTATACGTAACCTTAATCCCGATGCGCCAATTTATTTTACGGGTTTATTCAATCCCTTTTCGAAAGCATTTGGAGATATTCCTGAAATGAATGAAATTGTGGATGATTGGAATCAAGGAAGTCGCTCAACGGTTTCAGATACAACTGATGCAACGTTTGTACCAGTTGCTGATTTGTTTCTTGAAAGTGAGGAGAACTTATTATACGAAGACGCTTTCCATCCTAATGATGATGGTTATCATTTGATGGGAGATCGAATAGTGTCTTATTTAAAAGAAAATAACGTAGCAAATCGATAA
- a CDS encoding uracil-DNA glycosylase family protein: protein MDASEKFERQYQALAKNYEVPEVISSKTKLIFILESPHVAEVKNGVPVAGPSGATMSKKLFGPDYAKPLGLLLKKHREEELERPSLDVVGLLNVCNIPMQARPYASEDLESNRELLDCLGTIRTSAKKTPFKDEALVKVNELLLTKFKNRLMELIDREVTIVPCGRFAQKYFELANVSSDKWTIVQDVPHPSYNSWSRERYQEPVNRVVDAFNCHKI, encoded by the coding sequence ATGGATGCATCAGAAAAATTTGAACGGCAATACCAAGCACTTGCGAAAAATTACGAAGTGCCAGAAGTCATCTCATCGAAAACAAAGCTTATTTTTATATTAGAATCTCCACACGTAGCGGAAGTGAAAAACGGCGTACCCGTTGCTGGTCCTTCAGGTGCGACGATGTCAAAGAAGCTTTTTGGGCCAGACTATGCAAAGCCTCTTGGACTATTATTGAAAAAGCACCGTGAAGAAGAGTTGGAAAGACCTTCTCTTGATGTAGTCGGTTTGCTAAATGTTTGTAATATACCAATGCAAGCTAGACCTTATGCATCTGAAGATCTAGAAAGCAACCGTGAGTTACTAGATTGTCTGGGTACAATTCGAACATCTGCAAAGAAAACGCCTTTTAAAGATGAAGCGTTAGTTAAGGTTAATGAACTTCTTTTAACAAAATTCAAAAACCGATTGATGGAACTGATCGATCGAGAAGTGACGATCGTCCCCTGTGGACGATTTGCTCAAAAGTATTTTGAACTCGCAAATGTATCGAGTGATAAATGGACGATAGTGCAGGACGTTCCTCATCCTAGCTATAATTCTTGGAGTCGTGAGCGTTATCAGGAGCCTGTCAATAGGGTAGTTGATGCGTTTAATTGTCATAAAATATAA
- a CDS encoding putative holin-like toxin: MEELTLFITAGLFFVSLFNFIVILIEKTKHK; this comes from the coding sequence ATGGAAGAACTCACATTGTTTATTACGGCAGGACTTTTCTTCGTGTCTCTCTTTAATTTCATCGTTATTTTGATTGAAAAGACAAAGCATAAATAA
- a CDS encoding helix-turn-helix domain-containing protein, with protein sequence MRQDTLGYALRELRLYLGLSQSDLSEGICTQALISQIENNDVSPSAELLYQLASRLGVDINYFFHMKETPRLDYVNEVIRQVRKHIKRREYREVAEILQAEEANPLFRTVKNKQFYLWHKAICTYYLERDPHSALQLLDEALRLTTTTSKNYSEREIELLISMAILYSEEKDWERALPLFHKALYHVRFFPIINDETIEIRLYYNYSKALSTCRNYEKALSIAREGFLLCREKQRLYLFGELSYQCGKLHYLLGKQELAYEYLATASTIFELDQNQVFKEHVDHYAKKIGMIQNA encoded by the coding sequence GTGCGTCAGGATACACTCGGATATGCGTTGCGCGAACTTCGATTGTACCTTGGACTATCACAGTCCGATTTATCAGAAGGCATCTGTACACAAGCGTTAATAAGCCAGATTGAAAACAATGATGTATCACCTTCCGCAGAGCTTCTTTACCAATTGGCATCAAGACTTGGCGTTGATATTAATTATTTTTTTCATATGAAAGAGACACCTCGCCTTGATTATGTGAATGAAGTGATTCGACAGGTTAGAAAACACATTAAACGGCGCGAGTATCGTGAAGTTGCTGAAATCCTTCAAGCAGAAGAAGCGAACCCGCTATTTCGAACAGTAAAGAATAAACAATTCTATCTCTGGCACAAAGCGATTTGCACCTATTATTTAGAACGAGACCCCCACTCTGCACTTCAACTTCTAGATGAAGCCCTACGCCTTACAACGACTACTTCCAAGAATTACTCAGAACGTGAAATCGAACTACTCATTAGCATGGCAATCTTGTATAGTGAGGAAAAAGATTGGGAACGCGCGCTACCGTTATTTCATAAAGCGCTCTATCATGTTCGCTTTTTCCCCATTATTAATGATGAAACGATTGAAATCCGTCTCTATTATAATTATTCCAAAGCTCTATCCACTTGCCGAAACTACGAGAAAGCTCTGTCCATTGCACGAGAAGGATTTTTACTTTGTCGCGAGAAACAGCGCCTCTATCTTTTTGGCGAACTTAGCTATCAGTGTGGCAAGCTTCACTATCTACTCGGCAAGCAAGAGTTAGCTTATGAATATCTCGCGACAGCCTCTACCATTTTTGAACTTGATCAAAACCAGGTTTTTAAAGAACATGTCGATCATTATGCAAAGAAAATTGGAATGATTCAAAATGCGTAG
- a CDS encoding SDR family NAD(P)-dependent oxidoreductase, whose product MLSYLPSFELTNQVVVVTGAGKGIGRALAIGAAEAGADVVVLARTEADIQETAGLVRDVGRKAYPIRADITKESELTEAVQQIEKEAGKINVLINNAGMNIRSKASDVTEVEWTQIFQTNLQGAFFMSQKCAEVMKQGGGGKIINISSVAGHVALRTGVVYAASKAGMIQMTKNLALEWAENGITVNAIGPWYFRTPLTEKLLQDEQYLADILNRTPMKRVGELKDLVGAAVFLSSDASNYITGQTLFVDGGMTSYGF is encoded by the coding sequence ATGTTGTCTTATTTACCATCATTTGAATTAACCAATCAAGTCGTTGTCGTGACAGGTGCAGGAAAAGGAATTGGGAGAGCACTTGCGATAGGAGCGGCAGAAGCAGGGGCTGATGTTGTGGTCCTAGCAAGAACAGAAGCGGATATTCAAGAAACAGCTGGACTTGTTCGGGATGTTGGTCGAAAGGCTTATCCCATTCGAGCTGACATAACAAAAGAGAGCGAACTCACAGAAGCTGTTCAACAAATTGAAAAAGAAGCGGGAAAGATTAATGTGTTAATTAATAACGCAGGAATGAATATTCGCTCAAAAGCGAGCGATGTGACGGAAGTGGAGTGGACGCAAATTTTCCAAACAAACTTGCAGGGCGCTTTTTTTATGTCGCAAAAGTGTGCAGAAGTAATGAAACAAGGTGGAGGGGGAAAGATTATTAACATCTCTTCTGTTGCGGGGCACGTTGCGTTAAGAACAGGAGTCGTATACGCAGCATCTAAAGCAGGTATGATTCAGATGACAAAAAACCTTGCACTAGAATGGGCTGAGAATGGTATTACAGTTAATGCAATTGGGCCGTGGTATTTTAGGACACCACTTACAGAAAAGTTATTGCAAGATGAGCAGTACTTAGCAGATATACTAAATCGTACTCCAATGAAAAGAGTGGGTGAACTAAAGGATTTAGTTGGAGCAGCCGTATTTTTGTCCTCTGATGCATCAAATTACATAACAGGTCAAACGCTGTTTGTAGACGGTGGAATGACGAGCTATGGATTTTAG